The sequence ATAGGGAATGATCAGGCTGATGATCAGGATGGCGAAAATATAAAACAGCAGAATACGCCAGAACACCTGACGAACCGCGCGGGGAATATTTTTCTGCGGATCTTTCGACTCGCCGGCGGCAATGCCGATAAGCTCCGTGCCCTGAAATGAAAAGCCGACGATCATCGCCACGCCGATCATGGCGGAGAAACCGCCGGCAAAAGGTGCATCGTCGATCTGCCAGTTATGGAAGCCGGCGTTTTCCGCGCCGCGCAGAATGCCGGCGATCATCAGAATCCCCACGGCGATAAAGATAATGACCGTCGTCACCTTAATCAGCGAGAACCAGTATTCCGCTTCGCCGAATCCTTTTACCGAAATGTAATTCAGCAGGAACATCAGGGCCAGGAACAGCGCGCTCCAGATCCAGCCGGACACCTCCGGAAACCAATATCCCATCACCAACTGGGCGGCGACCAGATCGACCGCAATGGTAACGGCCCAGTTGTACCAGTAATTCCATCCCAGCGCGAAGCCGAAACCCTCTTCCACGTAGCGGGCGCCATAGGTGGAAAATGAGCCGGACGTCGGCATAAACGCCGCCAGCTCTCCCAGACTGGTCATCAGGAAGTAAACCATCAGGCCGATCAGGGCATAGGATAACAGCGCGCCGCCCGGACCCGCCTGTGAAACCGTGGCGCCGGAAGCGACGAAAAGCCCGGTGCCAATCGAGCCGCCAATGGCGATCATCGTCAAATGCCGGGCTTTAAGCTCGCGGCGTAGTGTGGGTTGCCCCTGAATATCACGTTGAGTGTTTTGCTGAGCCATTATTATCCTGACTGCTCTTACTAAAAATCGAGGCGGGATTGTAACAAATAGCCTTATGCTGAATAGTCAGGATCGCCGAGTTATAAGTGAGGTTCATAACTCGCGCCCGATTATTAGCAACGGTACAAGGAGAAGGCTACGCCGTTGCGCGGCAATAGCTCAGGAAACGCTGCCAAACCGTTGAAATATGTTTCTGGCGATGGTGAACCAGATACAGCGTACGCAGCAACTTGGGCAACGGCACGGAGAGTTCCACCAGCGTGCCGATCTCCAACTGTTCGGCAATAACGTGGCGCGACAGGCAGCTAATCCCGATACCGTGACGCACCGCATGTTTGATGGCCTCGGAATTGCCCAGTTCCATTACCAGATGAAAATGGGGCAGACGCGCCAGCAGCAGATGGTCCAGCACCTCCCGCGTGCCCGAACCGCGTTCGCGCAGGATCCACGGCGCTTCGGCCAGCGACGTTAATGTAATGTCCTGTTGGCTGAGAGGATGGGTCGGCGCGCAGAATACCACCAGCTCATCTTCCAGCCAGGGTTGCGTCACCAGATCGGGATGATGGCACGGCCCTTCAATCAGCCCGAGATCGACCCTGAATTCGGAAACGCCGGTAATCACATCCAGCGTGTTGCCGACATGCAGCTCCAGCGGGATATCGGGGAAATCCCGGCGATAGCGGGCAATCATTTCCGGTAACAGGTAATTGCCGATGGTGCTGCTGGCATAAATGCGCAACGCGCCGTTGTCGCGGCGAAAAAGCTGTTCAATCTCCACCGATTGCTCAAGTAATGACAATGCCTTGGGATAAAGCAGGCGCCCGTGCTCATTCACCACCAGCCGTTTACCAACGCGGTCAAATAACTGAACGCCCAACTGCCCTTCCAGATCGGCCAGCGCGGCGCTGACGGCGGACTGGGAAAGCGCGAGTACCACCGAAGCCTGAGTTGTCGAACCGCTTTTCAGAACTTCAGTAAAAACTTCTAACTGGCGTAAGGTAATATGCATAATCGGCTTTTATCGAAAATATCTATAGTTGGGAAGATATTAATAAATATCTCTGGAGAATTCACGTAGTCAACGGTCCGAGCGCCGGCCTGTTTTCGCGTTGCGACCTGGCGGGCGCAAGACCTGCATTACAGTATAGATTCTTTAGACAAGATGGTTTTTTCTATAGTCATGGATAATTTTCCGTTTAACGCCTGGTTAACCGCTCTGACAATGCCATAATGCCTGCGTCATCAAGAGGAAAATCATCATGAAATACATAGGCGCCCACGTCAGCGCCGCCGGTGGCGTAGACCAGGCGGTAATACGAGCCCATGAGCTTGAAGCGACCGCTTTCGCATTGTTTACCAAAAATCAGCGTCAATGGCAGGCGGCGCCATTGACTCCGGAAACGATCGCGCGGTTTAAATCCGCCAGTGCAAAATATGGCTACACTCCGGCGCAGATTCTGCCGCACGATAGCTATCTGATTAATCTCGGACACCCGGAAAACGCGGCGCTGGAAAAATCGCGCGCCGCCTTTATCGACGAGATGGCGCGCTGCCAGCAGTTGGGGCTGAGCCTGCTTAATTTCCATCCCGGCAGTCACCTGAAGCAGATTGATGAAGACCGTTGTCTGGCGCGCATCGCCGAGTCGATCAATATTGCGCTGGCGGCCACCGAGGGCGTTACCGCGGTAATTGAAAACACCGCTGGCCAGGGAAGCAATCTGGGATTTCGCTTTGAACATCTGGCCGCCATTATCGCCGACGTCGAAGACAAGAGCCGCGTCGGCGTGTGCATCGATACCTGTCACGCCTTTGCCGGGGGATATGATTTACGCACCAGCGGCGCATGCGACCGAACCTTTGCCGAATTCGAGCGCATCGTCGGTTTTGATTATTTACGCGGTATGCACCTGAACGACGCCAAAAGCGAGTTCAACAGCCGGGTGGATCGTCACCACAGCCTGGGGGAAGGAAATATCGGTAAAACCGCCTTCAGCTACATCATGAAGGATCGGCGTTTTGACGGCATCCCACTGATTCTGGAAACCGTTAATCCGGATATCTGGGCGCAGGAAATCGCCTGGCTTAAGGCGCAGGATCCGCAATCTTGCTAAAACGAAAAAAGGAGCCGCTGAGCGGCCCCTTTTTTCTACATCCCTGTATACCGACTCGTCCCGTTAAGCGGTTTTTTTCACCAGTTGCTCATCCGGGCGTTTCAGGAACGCGTACAGCACGCCCGCAACCACCGTTCCGGCGATAATGGCGAACAGATAACCCAGTACCGGCGCAATGGCGCCAGGGATCAGCAGCACAAACAGGCCGCCGTGCGGCGCCATCAGCTTGGCGCCGACCGCCATGGACAAGGCCCCGGTCAGCGCGCCGCCGATGATACAGCACGGCAATACGCGCATCGGATCGCGGGCGGCGTAAGGAATCGCCCCTTCGGAGATAAAGCACAGCCCCAGAACCAGCGCCGCCTTGCCCCCTTCACGTTCCGTCGCGTTGAATTTCTTACCGGCCAGCAGCGTCGCCAACCCCATCGCCAGCGGCGGCACCATCCCGCCGGCCATAACCGCGGCCATCGGCGCATAAATCTGGCTACTCAGCAAGGTGGTGCCGAACACGTAGGCCACTTTGTTTACCGGCCCACCCATATCGGTACACATCATGCCGCCGAGGATGGCGCCGAGGATCACCGCATTCGCCGTGCCCATGGATTGCAGCCAGTCGGTCAGACCGGTCAGGATCTTGGCGACCGGCGTTCCCACGGCATACACCATAATCAACCCCATGATCAACGTCGCTAACAGCGGGATGATCAAAATCGGTTTCAGGGCCGACATACTCTGCGGAAGGTGAATGTGATTACTGAGCGCTCTGGCCACGTAACCCGCCAGGAAGCCGGCAATAATACCGCCGAGGAACCCCGCGCCCATACCGACCGCCAGCACCCCGCCGGCCAGCCCCGGAGCCAGACCAGGACGATCGGCGATGGAAAACGCAATATAACCCGCCAGCACGGGAACAATCAGCGCAAAGGCAGAATCCCCCACCATTTTCAGCGCCGCGGCCAACGTACCTTCTTCCTTAAAGGCTTCGATGCCGAACACAAACGACAAGGCGATACACAGGCCGCCGGCCACCACCACCGGCAGCATATAGGACACGCCGGTCAACAGGTGGCTATAAGGACCCGCCCCGCCTTTTTTGGCCTGACTGGTCGCCTCGGCGCCGCTCTGCCCGTTCGGC comes from Brenneria nigrifluens DSM 30175 = ATCC 13028 and encodes:
- the fruA gene encoding PTS fructose transporter subunit IIBC; this translates as MKTLLILDKSLGLARSHLVKNLLGAAAEKAGLTFTEQADEAELAIVLGASAAADAALNGKQVFVGDVELAVSQPEAFLNQAKADAAPYQAPASAPVQPGSATRIVAVTACPTGVAHTFMAAEAIETEAKKRGWWVKVETRGSVGAGNPITPEEVEQADVVIVAADIEVDLSKFAGKKMYRTSTGLALKKTAQELDKALAEATVYQPNGQSGAEATSQAKKGGAGPYSHLLTGVSYMLPVVVAGGLCIALSFVFGIEAFKEEGTLAAALKMVGDSAFALIVPVLAGYIAFSIADRPGLAPGLAGGVLAVGMGAGFLGGIIAGFLAGYVARALSNHIHLPQSMSALKPILIIPLLATLIMGLIMVYAVGTPVAKILTGLTDWLQSMGTANAVILGAILGGMMCTDMGGPVNKVAYVFGTTLLSSQIYAPMAAVMAGGMVPPLAMGLATLLAGKKFNATEREGGKAALVLGLCFISEGAIPYAARDPMRVLPCCIIGGALTGALSMAVGAKLMAPHGGLFVLLIPGAIAPVLGYLFAIIAGTVVAGVLYAFLKRPDEQLVKKTA
- the yieE gene encoding DNA-binding transcriptional regulator YeiE codes for the protein MHITLRQLEVFTEVLKSGSTTQASVVLALSQSAVSAALADLEGQLGVQLFDRVGKRLVVNEHGRLLYPKALSLLEQSVEIEQLFRRDNGALRIYASSTIGNYLLPEMIARYRRDFPDIPLELHVGNTLDVITGVSEFRVDLGLIEGPCHHPDLVTQPWLEDELVVFCAPTHPLSQQDITLTSLAEAPWILRERGSGTREVLDHLLLARLPHFHLVMELGNSEAIKHAVRHGIGISCLSRHVIAEQLEIGTLVELSVPLPKLLRTLYLVHHRQKHISTVWQRFLSYCRATA
- the nfo gene encoding deoxyribonuclease IV, which produces MKYIGAHVSAAGGVDQAVIRAHELEATAFALFTKNQRQWQAAPLTPETIARFKSASAKYGYTPAQILPHDSYLINLGHPENAALEKSRAAFIDEMARCQQLGLSLLNFHPGSHLKQIDEDRCLARIAESINIALAATEGVTAVIENTAGQGSNLGFRFEHLAAIIADVEDKSRVGVCIDTCHAFAGGYDLRTSGACDRTFAEFERIVGFDYLRGMHLNDAKSEFNSRVDRHHSLGEGNIGKTAFSYIMKDRRFDGIPLILETVNPDIWAQEIAWLKAQDPQSC
- a CDS encoding amino acid permease, producing the protein MAQQNTQRDIQGQPTLRRELKARHLTMIAIGGSIGTGLFVASGATVSQAGPGGALLSYALIGLMVYFLMTSLGELAAFMPTSGSFSTYGARYVEEGFGFALGWNYWYNWAVTIAVDLVAAQLVMGYWFPEVSGWIWSALFLALMFLLNYISVKGFGEAEYWFSLIKVTTVIIFIAVGILMIAGILRGAENAGFHNWQIDDAPFAGGFSAMIGVAMIVGFSFQGTELIGIAAGESKDPQKNIPRAVRQVFWRILLFYIFAILIISLIIPYTDPSLLRNDVKDITVSPFTLVFQQAGLLSAAAVMNAVILTAVLSAGNSGMYASTRMLFTLASEGKAPRIFARLSKGGVPRNALYATTVVAALCFLSSMYGNQTVYLWLLNTSGMTGFIAWLGIAISHYRFRRGYVMQGRDLDLLPYRSGFFPLGPIFAFVLCLTITLGQNYQAFLADKIDWYGVTATYIGIPLFLLIWFGYKLSRGTRFIKYRDMTFPESK